A stretch of the Lolium perenne isolate Kyuss_39 chromosome 3, Kyuss_2.0, whole genome shotgun sequence genome encodes the following:
- the LOC127345552 gene encoding psbP domain-containing protein 7, chloroplastic, with translation MDTAAAARHQHHNPALGRRRRGGSGEVVRCSTSPAQEFAALASVFRRRLVVGASTAAAAAVGANFGGVTSFLLGLSPELGRSLRLDVLYPVGGFTRCLDSDNGFEFIYPANWVGDQTILYNQVRKAEQQRSLDPPPLSNGRLSRPQNTSGPVAAFGPPGSNGELNVSVIVSPVPQDFSIESFGGPKDVGEVVLRRIARTKRNPDIRATLIDASLREDAETNVKYYKLEFCVESPSFRRHNVAVCCVRDGRLYTLNAQAPESAWKAVQKEFFAMADSFSLVTDV, from the exons ATGGACACAGCAGCCGCGGCGAGGCACCAGCACCACAACCCGGCGCTCGGCCGCCGGCGTCGTGGGGGCAGCGGCGAGGTGGTGCGGTGCTCGACCTCGCCGGCGCAGGAGTTCGCGGCGCTGGCGTCCGTGTTCCGGCGGAGGCTGGTGGTGGGGgcgtccacggcggcggcggccgccgtgGGGGCCAACTTCGGGGGCGTCACCAGCTTCCTCCTCGGCCTGTCCCCGGAGCTCGGCCGCTCGCTCAGGCTCGACGTGCTCTACCCCGTCGGCGGGTTCACACGCTGCCTCGACTCAGACAACGGATTCG AGTTCATCTATCCAGCAAACTGGGTTGGAGATCAGACAATACTATACAATCAAGTGAGGAAAGCAGAGCAGCAGAGATCACTAGACCCTCCACCATTGTCAAATGGGAGGTTATCTCGACCTCAGAATACCAGTGGACCTGTGGCAGCTTTTGGCCCCCCAGGATCCAATGGAGAGCTTAATGTTAGTGTCATTGTGTCACCAGTCCCACAAGACTTCTC GATCGAGTCTTTTGGTGGTCCGAAAGACGTCGGGGAAGTGGTGCTCAGGAGGATCGCAAGGACAAAGCGGAATCCAGATATCAGAGCTACTCTTATCGATGCTTCGTTGAGAGAAGATGCCGAGACCAATGTCAAGTACTACAAGCTAGAGTTCTGTGTTGAAAGCCCTTCGTTTCGACGACACAATGTCGCCGTGTGCTGCGTGAGGGATGGCAGGCTGTACACCCTGAATGCCCAGGCACCGGAGTCAGCATGGAAGGCTGTTCAGAAAGAGTTCTTTGCGATGGCGGATTCCTTCAGCCTAGTGACCGATGTTTGA
- the LOC127345553 gene encoding probable esterase PIR7A: MESATGEERGHRFLLVHGVCHGAWCWYRVATILRSAGHRVDALDMASCGASPGRAVEVGSFEEYSRPLLDELAALPPGEKAVLVGHSYGGQSLALAIQAHPDRIAVAVFASAAMPVAGKPMKFVSEQFAQERGPGFFKDCVIETAGDDLRRPCKTFLLGPEYMAEKLYQLSPPEDLTLATMLVRPSRQFVDDTTMNGEGVLTAERYGAVSRVYIVAEEDASWSPEFQRRMASWNPGTEVRGLEGADHMPMFSKPREFSDLLVEIANKYV, translated from the exons ATGGAGAGCGCCACCGGCGAGGAGCGGGGGCACCGCTTCCTGCTCGTGCACGGCGTCTGCCACGGCGCGTGGTGCTGGTACAGGGTGGCCACCATCCTCCGATCCGCCGGCCACCGCGTCGACGCGCTCGACATGGCCTCGTGCGGCGCCAGCCCGGGGCGCGCCGTCGAGGTGGGCTCGTTCGAGGAGTACAGCCGGCCGCTGCTGGACGAGCTGGCCGCGCTGCCGCCGGGAGAGAAGGCGGTGCTGGTGGGTCACAGCTACGGCGGGCAGAGCCTGGCGCTGGCGATACAGGCGCACCCGGACAGGATCGCCGTCGCCGTCTTCGCCTCCGCCGCCATGCCGGTCGCCGGCAAGCCCATGAAGTTCGTATCCGAGCAG TTTGCGCAAGAAAGGGGCCCGGGTTTCTTCAAGGACTGCGTGATCGAGACCGCCGGCGACGATCTCCGGCGTCCTTGCAAGACGTTCCTGCTAGGACCGGAGTACATGGCGGAGAAGCTGTACCAGCTCAGCCCACCCGAG GACCTGACCCTGGCGACGATGCTGGTGAGGCCGTCGAGGCAATTTGTCGACGACACCACGATGAACGGGGAGGGGGTCCTGACGGCTGAAAGGTATGGCGCGGTGAGCCGCGTGTACATAGTCGCCGAGGAAGATGCGTCTTGGTCTCCGGAGTTCCAGCGGCGGATGGCGTCGTGGAACCCCGGCACGGAGGTGAGGGGGCTCGAGGGGGCTGATCATATGCCCATGTTCTCAAAGCCTAGGGAGTTCTCAGATCTCCTTGTAGAGATTGCCAACAAGTACGTTTAA